The Pseudonocardia sp. HH130630-07 DNA window GCGCACGGCCCGCCGGCAGCTCGTGCACTGCGCGTTCTGCCTGCGGCAGACCCATCGGGCCGGCACCGGGTACGGCGCCTGCCCGGACTGCGCCGCCCGCTGGCTGGGCGTCGTCGACGCCTGACCGCGCCGGGGCCGGTAGGGCCGGGGTGGCCCCGTGGTTAGGGTCGGTCGGGTGACCGGTCGATTCCAGGTGGTTCCCGCGGCCTACGTCCTGCTGCTGCGCGGTGACGGTGCGCGGACCGAGGTCCTGCTGCAGCTGCGTGCCGGCACCGGCTACCGCGACGGGTACTGGGCGGCGGCCGCCGCAGGCCACGTCGAGCAGGGCGAGGACGTGTTCGCGGCCGCCGTCCGGGAGACGCGCGAGGAGCTCGGTGTCGTGGTGGACCGGGACGATCTCGTCGCTGTGACGGCCATGCACCGGACCGGGGGCACCGGGCTGGCCGTCGACGAGCGGGTCGACTTCTTCCTCTCCTGCCGCCGCTGGTCGGGGGAGCCGCGGGCGGCCGAGTCCGGGAAGACCGCGGGACTGGACTGGTTCCCGCTCGCCGCACTCCCGACGCCGACCGTGCCGCACGAGCGGTTCGTGCTCGACGCCCTGCGCACCGGGAGCATCGTTCCGATCGTCAGCCACGGGTTCGCCGCGGCCGACGACGCGGGCCACTGATCGCCCGGCGCACCGGCATCCCGGTCGTGACGGTCGGCCGGGGGGGTGCCGCGGCCGCCGAGCCGGGGCACCGAACACGTCCGGCGGACCGTGACCGGTGGTGATCGAATCCCGGGCTGCGTCCGGTGCCGCGGGTGGCACCGGACGCAGCCGAGGATCGGGCCACCACGGGCCGACCGGCGACGGCCGGTACCCGACCGATCCCGTACCGGCCCTCGCCGCCGACCGCGGTGCCTCAGTCCTGCGGATCGACGAGCTGGACCTCGATCGTCACGGCGGGGTCCTCGTCGTCGTCGGGGTCGACGGCCCAGTGCAGGACCCACTCGACCTCGTAGTCGTCCCGCGTCATGCCGGGCGGGGCGACGTTGACCCACTCACCGGTCCGGGGCACCGCCCGGAACCATCGGATGTGATCGGGCCGCAGCCCGATCCGGACCCGGACGGGGATCAGGTCCCCGGGCGCGTCGGCGGTCACGACCCGAGAGCATGACCCAGCGTGCGCGGACGCGCATCCCCGGACCGGGGGGCCGGTCAGACCGCGTGCCGGTAGGTCTCGCGGGTCGCGGCGACGGTCCCGAGGGTGATCAGCGCGGAGGCGACGACGTAGAGCCCGACCGGCCACAGAGCCCCACCGGCCCACAGCGTCAGCGCCGCGGCGACGGTCGGCGCGAGCCCGCTGGTCACGACCGAGGCGAGCTGCTGCCCGACCGAGATCCCGGTGTAGCGGACCCGGGTGGTGAACAGCTCGGAGAACAGGGCCGGCTGCACGGCGTAGGTGGACCCGATCGCCAGGACGTAGCCGACGATGATCGCCAGCCACAGCAGCGTCATCGAGCCGCTCTCCAGCATCCACGTGAACGGGAACGCGAACACCAGGGTGAACGCGGCGCCGAACAGGTAGACCGGCCTGCGCCCGACCCGGTCCGAGAGCAGTCCGAACAGCGGGTACGCGACCGCGATGCATGCGGCGGCCACCGTGGTGGCCAGCAGGATCGGCGTCCGGGGAAGGTCCAGGTTCCCGGTGGCGTAGGACAGCGCGAACGTGAGGATGATGTAGGAGAAGATCCCCTCGGAGCTGCGCAGCCCGATCGTGACCAGGATGCTGCGCCACTGGGTGCGGAACACCTCGACGATCGGCAGCTTCACCTCCTGCTGCTCGCGCTTCATCCGCTCGAACGACGGCGACTCGGCCACCGCGAGCCGGATCCACAGCCCGACCACCAGCATCACGGCGCTGAGCAGGAACGGGACCCGCCAGCCCCAGGACAGGAACTGTTCCTCGGGCAACAGCGCGAACAGCGCGAAGATGCCGGTCGCCGAGATCAGCCCGAGGGCGTTGCCGATCTGCGGGAACGTGCCCCAGAACCCGCGTTGCCGCGGTGGCGCGTGCTCGACGACCATCAGCACCGCGCCGCCCCATTCGCCGCCGACGCCGAATCCCTGGACCAGCCGCAACAGCACGAGCAGGACCGCGGCCCAGACGCCGATCGTGTCGTAGGTCGGGAGCAGGCCGATGGCGAACGTCGCCAGCCCCATCACGGTGAGCGTGAGCACGAGCATCGACTTGCGGCCGACCCGGTCACCGAAGTGGCCGATGACCACGGCGCCGAGCGGGCGGGCCAGGAACCCGACGCCGAGTGTGGCGAACGCGGCGAGCGTCCCGACCGCGGGATCGAGCTCGGGGAAGAAGATCCGGTTGAACACGATCGCCGACGCGGTGCCGAAGATGAAGTAGTCGTACCACTCGACCATCGTCCCGACGAGGCTCGCGGTGGCGACCCGGCGGACCGGGTGGGTGGTGGTCGCGCCGGTGGCGCGTTCCGGTGCGGACGACATCGTTCAGCCCCCGTCGACCGGCGCGTGCGCCCATCCGACGGCGGTCCGCGTGCCGTCCTCCTTCTCCACCCGGACCTCGCTCTCCAGGTGCCGCGCGCCGTCGTGGGTGACCGGGCCGAGCACCGCCCCACGGGCGGTGACCAGGTCGTCGACGTAGAACGGGTTGACGAACTTGACCGACAGGTGCCCGCCGGTCACGAAGGACGGACCGTAGAAGGCGGTGCACATCCGGCTCAGGTAGCCGACCTGCTGCATGGCCTGGGCGACGGTCCGGTCCATCCCGACCTTGCGGGCGCCCGCGGCGTCGGTGTGGATGTTGGAGAAGCCCCGCCCGCCCCAGGAGAAGACGTACATCTGCTCCTGGGAGATCCGGGTCGCGACCGGGACCAGCGGGGTGCGCTCGGGGAGGTCGAACGACGCCCGGGCGGCGGGCTCGGCGTCGCGGCTCTCGCCGGTCACCATCCGGGCCGGTGCGGGGGCCCGCGAACCGCCGACCACGTCGGCCGCCCGGGTGTGCATGATCTCGGTGCCGCGGCGGGTCACCAGCGGGCGTCCGTCCGCGCCGTGCGCCGCGGCCTCCATCACCACGTAGCCCTGGCCCCGGCGCTCGTAGGTCTCGACGTAGCGGCCGCCGATCGTGACGGTCTCCCCGATCCGGATGGCGGAGTGGAAGGCGATGTCCTCGTGGGTGTGCAGGCCCTCGGCGGTGTTGCCGTCGTAGCCGGCGTAGAAGAGGAACAGCAGCTCGTTGCACAGCAGCGCGGGGTGTGCCGCGGGCGCGCCCTCGTGGGTGAGGGCCGCGGCGGCCGGGTCGTCCTGGGCGAAGACGTAGTTCTTCACCAGCCGGTCGTCGACGGTGATCTCGAACGGGCCGAACTGCTCGCCGATCTCGATGTTCTCGAACAGGGCCTGCTTGGTGCCCGTCCACCACGGCGTCGTGGTGCCGCCGACGGTGGCGGGCTGTGCGGTGGTCGTCATGCGTGTGCTCCTCGTCGGGAAGGGTCGGGAGAAGGACGGTTCAGGCGGCGGGGACGGTGGCGCTCGCCCAGCCGACGGTGGACAGCCGGCCGTCGGCGCGGCGTACCCACACCTCGGCGGCGATCGTGGTGCCGCCGTCACCGGCCGGGGTGACCTCGGTGACGACGCCACCGACCCGCAGCGGTTCGAAGACCTCGACCGGGGCGACGAACTTGACGCGCAGCCATCCGCCGCCGAACAGCGCCGTACCGAAGAACCGGGTGAGCATGGCCGTCACCAGCCCGCACTGCTGCTGACCCTGGACGATCGGGATGCGCAGGCCACCGGCCCGGGCCACGTCGAGGTCGCTGTGCACGTTGCGCACGTACTCGCCGGTGCGCGAGAACACCGACGCCTGCTCCTGGGTGATCGTGACCTCCAGCCCGGGCAGCGCGGCGCCCGGCCGCACCGTCGGGGTGCCGGGCACGGCCGTGGGGAGGCCGGGGTCGGCGGTGCCGCTCACCCGCCCCGATCCGGACGACCCGGTGGCCCCGCGGCCGGCGACGTCGCCGGGCCGGGTCCGGAGGATCTCCACGCCGCGGTGGCGCAGGACGCTCCGGCCGTCCGGTCCGGTCGCCGCGGCCTCCATCACCACGTAGTCCTGCCCGCGCCGGGTGTAGCTCTCGACGTAGGTGCCGGACAGCGTGACCTCGTCGCCGAGGAACGCCGGGCTGTCGAACCAGAGCTGCTCCTCGGTGTGCAGACCGACCGTGCGGCTCGCGGCGTAGCGGGTGGTGAACAGCTGGACGAGGTCGTTGGACAGCAGCCCGGCGTGCGCGATCCGGCCGCCGAACGGGCTGTCGTGCAGGTGCCACGGGTGGTGGTCGTCCTGGGTGAAGGCGTAGCGCTTGATCTTGTGGTCGTCGACGACCAGGGTGACCGGGCCGAGCGCCTCGGGGATATCCAGGTTCTCGAAGACCGGTTCCTTGAGCCCGGCCTCGGGATCGACACCGTCGGCCACCACGCGGGGGTCGGTCAGATCGCGCCAGGTCATGTCCGGTGTTCCTCGCTCTCGTGTTCGGGTGCGGCGGGCCGGGATCAGATCGCGCCGGCGTCCTGCAGTGCGCGGATCCGCTCGGGGAGAGCCCGAGCAACCGGCCGTAGACCGCGGTGTTGTCCTCCCCGACCGTCGGGGGTGCCTTGCGGGCCCGCGCCGGGGTGGCGCCGAGCTTGATCGGCATGCCGGGCAGGGTGAGCGTGCCGAGCTCGGGGTGCTCGACCTCGATCATCATCTCCCGGGCCCTGACCTGCGCGGAGTCGGTGGCCTCGGCGACCGTCGCGACCGCGGACGACGGGATCCCGGCCGCGGCCAGCCGGGTGGAGATCTCCTCGGTCGGCTCCCGCCGGGTCCAGCCGCGCACGATGTCCTCCAGCGCCTCGACGTGGGCCAGCCGGTCGGCCTGCCCGCGGAACCGGGGGTCCTCGGCGAGCGCGGGATCGCCCATCGCCGCCGCCAGCCGCGGGAACAGGGCGTCGGTCCTGGCGTGCAGGTAGACGTGCCCGTCGCGGGTCGGGAAGGTGTTCGCGGGCACGGTGATCTGGTCCCGGTTGCCGGTGCGCCCGCCGGTCTCGCCCAGCATCGCCCAGGCGCTGGGCAGCGTGCCCATGCAGGCGAACAGCGTGTCCATGCAGGCGATGTCGACGTGCTGGCCGGCACCGGTGCGAGCGCGGGCGGCGAGCGCCGTCATCGCGCCGATCACGCCGTGGAACCCGGCGGTGTGGTCGGCCAGGAACGCGCCGGCCATCGTCGGCTCGCCGTCCGCGGAACCGGTCATGCTCATGAGACCGGAGCCGGCCTGCGCGATCGCGTCGAACAGCGCCCGGTCCCGGTTCGGACCGGTCTGGCCGTAGCCGGAGATCGACACCAGCACGGTGCGCGGGTTGAGCTCGTGGATGCGCTCCCAGCCGATGCCCATCGCGTCGAGCGTGCCGGGCCGGAAGTTCTCGACGACGACGTCGCTGCGCGCGACGAGGCCCTCCAGGATCGCGGTGGCCTCCGGATGCCGGGTGTCCAGCGTGATCCCGTGCTTGTTCCGGTTGAACATCATCGTGTAGAGGCTGTGCCCGTCGACGAACGGCCGGTGCCGCCGGCCGTCCTCGCCGCCGGGGCGTTCGACCTTCACGACCTCCGCGCCCATGTCGCCCAGGATCTGGCAGCACAGCGGCCCGGCGATGAAGCGGGAGAGGTCCAGGACCCGCAGGCCCTCGAGGGCACCGGGGAGTGGGTCATCCTCTGGCACGGCGACCTCCTCGTCGCAAAAAGCTAGACGTCTACTCAACTCGATTCAGGCACGGCACCGGTCGCGCCGTCAAGGCCCCGGGGTGCGCCTTGACGCCCGCCGGGTCCTGTGGTCAGACTCGATGAGTCTAGCGAACTAGACAACTGGTCGGATCCGTCCGGCACGTCCACCCGTCCACGCTCGACAACGGAGTCCTCGTGAGCACCACACCTGCGGCCGCGCGGCCCCCGGAGACGACGGCGGAACGCACCGCCGTCGCCCGCCGGGCGGCACTCGCCAGCCTGATCGGCACGGCGATCGAGTGGTACGACTACTTCATCTTCGGCACCGCGTCGGTGCTGGTCTTCGGGACCCTGTTCTTCCCGAGCGAGGACCCGCTGGCCGGAACGCTGTCCGCGTTCGCCGTGTTCGGTGTGGGGTTCTTCGCCCGTCCCGTCGGCGGTCTGGTCTTCGGCCACATCGGGGACCGGCTCGGCCGCAAGGGTGCCCTGGTCACGACGCTGATGATGATGGGCGTCGCCACCTTCCTGATGGGGCTGCTGCCCACCACGGCCCAGATCGGCGTCCTCGCCCCGATCCTGCTGGTGCTGCTGCGCATCGTGCAGGGCTTCGGGGTCGGCGGTGAGTGGGGCGGCGCGGCACTGGTCGCGGTGGAGTACGCCCCCGAGGGGCGGCGCGGGGCCTACGGCAGCGCGCCGCAGATCGGCAACGCGGTCGGGCTCGTCGCCGCGACCGGCGTCTTCGGCCTGGTCACGTTGCTGCCCGACGAGCAGCTGTTCAGCTGGGGCTGGCGGATCCCGTTCCTGGCCAGCATCGTCCTGGTGCTCGTCGGGCTGTTCATCCGGATGCGGCTGACCGAGACACCCGCGTTCGTCGCGGCGCAGGAGGCGGCCGAGGCCGCGAAGGCCGACGGCGCCACACCGGTCGAGCAGCAGGTCCCGCTGCGCACGCTGCTGCGCACCGAGCGCCGCCCGCTGCTCATCGCGATGGGCCTGCGGCTCGGCGAGGCGATCTACGGCTACATCCTGCTGACCTTCGTCCTGACCTACGCCGAGAACTACACCGACCTGGACCGCTCGGACGTGCTGTGGGCCAGCTGCATCGCCGCCGGCGTCGCGATCGGGACCTACTACGGGATGGGACGCCTGTCCGACCGCATCGGACGACGGCCGGTCTACCTCATCGGCGCCGCCGTCGGGGCGGTGATGACCTGGCCGATCTTCCTGATCCTGGACACGAACTCGGTGCCGCTGGTGATCGCGATGATGATCGTCGCCTACGCCATCGGGATCGGCGCTCTCTACGGCGTGCAGCCAGCGATGTTCTCCGAGCTGTTCGGCACGACCACCCGCTACACCGGCCTGTCCCTGGCCGCGCAGCTGCCGAGCATGGTCGTCGGCGTCTGGCCCTACCTCGCGACCTCGCTGCTCATCGCCACCGGCGGCGATCCCTGGCCGGTCGTGCTCATCACGATCGTCGTGCTGGGGATCGGCGCCTGGTGCGCGATCGCCGCCCGCGAGACCCACCGCTCCGACCTCACCGGCGGCCACCCCGGCGGCGCCGGCGCCGCAGCCACCCCCACCGACCGGGCGTGAGCACGACCGCGTCCCCGCACACCCCGGCCACCACCGCGCCGGACCGCACGACCGCAACGGAAGGACATCGAATGTCGGACGAGATGACCGGCGGCCAGCTGGTCGTGAGGATGCTCGAGTCGCTGGGGGTGCGCCACGTCTTCGGCGTCGTCGGCGGCCAGACCCTGGCCATCACCGACGCGATCATCGACACCCCCGGCATCGAGATGGTCCACACCCGGCACGAGAACGCCGCCGCGGTGATGGCCGACGCCTACGGGCGGCTCACCGGAACCCCGGCGGTCGCGATCGCCACCACCGGGCCGGGCGCGACGAACCTGCTCACCGGTGTCGGCGGCGCGTTCCGCGACTCCAGCCCGGCGATCATCATCACCTGCAACAACAACGGCGAGAACATCCACAAGGACGA harbors:
- a CDS encoding NUDIX hydrolase; the protein is MTGRFQVVPAAYVLLLRGDGARTEVLLQLRAGTGYRDGYWAAAAAGHVEQGEDVFAAAVRETREELGVVVDRDDLVAVTAMHRTGGTGLAVDERVDFFLSCRRWSGEPRAAESGKTAGLDWFPLAALPTPTVPHERFVLDALRTGSIVPIVSHGFAAADDAGH
- a CDS encoding MFS transporter; the protein is MSSAPERATGATTTHPVRRVATASLVGTMVEWYDYFIFGTASAIVFNRIFFPELDPAVGTLAAFATLGVGFLARPLGAVVIGHFGDRVGRKSMLVLTLTVMGLATFAIGLLPTYDTIGVWAAVLLVLLRLVQGFGVGGEWGGAVLMVVEHAPPRQRGFWGTFPQIGNALGLISATGIFALFALLPEEQFLSWGWRVPFLLSAVMLVVGLWIRLAVAESPSFERMKREQQEVKLPIVEVFRTQWRSILVTIGLRSSEGIFSYIILTFALSYATGNLDLPRTPILLATTVAAACIAVAYPLFGLLSDRVGRRPVYLFGAAFTLVFAFPFTWMLESGSMTLLWLAIIVGYVLAIGSTYAVQPALFSELFTTRVRYTGISVGQQLASVVTSGLAPTVAAALTLWAGGALWPVGLYVVASALITLGTVAATRETYRHAV
- a CDS encoding MaoC family dehydratase; the protein is MTTTAQPATVGGTTTPWWTGTKQALFENIEIGEQFGPFEITVDDRLVKNYVFAQDDPAAAALTHEGAPAAHPALLCNELLFLFYAGYDGNTAEGLHTHEDIAFHSAIRIGETVTIGGRYVETYERRGQGYVVMEAAAHGADGRPLVTRRGTEIMHTRAADVVGGSRAPAPARMVTGESRDAEPAARASFDLPERTPLVPVATRISQEQMYVFSWGGRGFSNIHTDAAGARKVGMDRTVAQAMQQVGYLSRMCTAFYGPSFVTGGHLSVKFVNPFYVDDLVTARGAVLGPVTHDGARHLESEVRVEKEDGTRTAVGWAHAPVDGG
- a CDS encoding MaoC family dehydratase — its product is MTWRDLTDPRVVADGVDPEAGLKEPVFENLDIPEALGPVTLVVDDHKIKRYAFTQDDHHPWHLHDSPFGGRIAHAGLLSNDLVQLFTTRYAASRTVGLHTEEQLWFDSPAFLGDEVTLSGTYVESYTRRGQDYVVMEAAATGPDGRSVLRHRGVEILRTRPGDVAGRGATGSSGSGRVSGTADPGLPTAVPGTPTVRPGAALPGLEVTITQEQASVFSRTGEYVRNVHSDLDVARAGGLRIPIVQGQQQCGLVTAMLTRFFGTALFGGGWLRVKFVAPVEVFEPLRVGGVVTEVTPAGDGGTTIAAEVWVRRADGRLSTVGWASATVPAA
- a CDS encoding MFS transporter; translation: MSTTPAAARPPETTAERTAVARRAALASLIGTAIEWYDYFIFGTASVLVFGTLFFPSEDPLAGTLSAFAVFGVGFFARPVGGLVFGHIGDRLGRKGALVTTLMMMGVATFLMGLLPTTAQIGVLAPILLVLLRIVQGFGVGGEWGGAALVAVEYAPEGRRGAYGSAPQIGNAVGLVAATGVFGLVTLLPDEQLFSWGWRIPFLASIVLVLVGLFIRMRLTETPAFVAAQEAAEAAKADGATPVEQQVPLRTLLRTERRPLLIAMGLRLGEAIYGYILLTFVLTYAENYTDLDRSDVLWASCIAAGVAIGTYYGMGRLSDRIGRRPVYLIGAAVGAVMTWPIFLILDTNSVPLVIAMMIVAYAIGIGALYGVQPAMFSELFGTTTRYTGLSLAAQLPSMVVGVWPYLATSLLIATGGDPWPVVLITIVVLGIGAWCAIAARETHRSDLTGGHPGGAGAAATPTDRA